The bacterium genome includes the window ACTCGCGCCTCCGGAGAGAGCTTTTCCAGTCTTTCGCTGACATCCACTCCGCGGGACCAGGCTTCGACCAGGAGCTGCTGCCGGGCGACTATCACCCCGGAGCGGATGTCGGTCAGGAGCAGGAAACGGTACCCTGTCGCCGCTGTCCTGTCCACGCAGATTTCGAGTTTCAGCCTGTTCGGGCCTTCCCGGCCCAGAGTCAGCACCCGGATGCCCCCGCCCACGAACTGCACACTCACTATCCCGTCCAGACTGTGTCCCTCCAGGCTCAATTCGATCGCCTGTTCACCCGCCCGGACCGCTCCGGGCTCCATCCGGCTCACCAGCGGAAAATCGGGACCGGCATGCATGGTCACCTCGCTTGTTGATCCGGCGGAGGGCCTGACTGGCTGAGTCGTGTTTATGAAAAGGCAAGCCGTGTGCCAGAGCAGAGCGCGTTCCGTCACACAAGGGATAACTCCTGATTCCGGCTGGAGTTGATTCGGGATGAAAAACAGTCCGGCGGGAAATACGGTGCTCCGGGTGTGGCAGATTGTTGTGAATATTCACAACTTGTTGTGATAATTCACAACAAGTGGGCCTATTTGCGGACCTCGATGCGGAACTTGCCGATCCGGTAGCGCAACTGGTTCAGGCTGATCCCCAGAATGCGGGCGGTGCGTGACTGGTTGAAGGCGTTCTCGCGCAGGGTGCGCTCGATCAGCTCGCGCTCCACCTCCCACATTCCGCGGCCGGTCATCTGGGCGGCAGCGGTTTCGGCGGCTGCGGTGGGCTCGGCCGGCTGCAGGGCGGGCGTGGAGATCTCGGCCGGGATATCCTCGATCCGGATCACCCCGGAGCTTTTCATCACCAGGATACGCTCGATTATATTTTCCAGCTCACGGATGTTGCCAGGCCAGGGGTAGGCGCTCAGGCAGGCCAGGGCCTCCGGGTCGATCCCGCTCACCTTGCGGTTCAGCTCGCCGTTGAACTTGCGGATGAAAAAGTCCACCAGCGGGGGGATGTCCTCGCGCCGCTCGCGCAGCAGCGGTACGAACACCGGCACCACGTTCAGACGGTAGAAAAGGTCCTTGCGGAACTGGCCCTCGGCCACCGCCTTGCGCAGTTCCCTGTTCGTGGCGGCGATGATCCGCACATCCACCTTGAGCGTCGCCTTGCCGCCGATACGCTCGAAAGTGTGCTCCTGCAGGAACCGCAGCAGCTTGACCTGCACATCGGGACGCAGCTCGCCGATCTCGTCCAGGAAAATGGTCCCGCGGTCAGCCTGTTCGAACTTGCCGGTCGCACGGGCCAGCGCCCCGGTGAACGAGCCTTTCTCGTGCCCGAACAGCTCGCTTTCCACCAGGTTTTCGGGCAGGGCGGCGATGTTGACCTTGATCATCGGCTTGTCGCTGCGGCCGCTCAGACGGTGGATCAGGTCGGCCAGCAGCTCCTTGCCCGTGCCGCTGTCACCCTGCAGCAGCACCGTGCTCTCCAGGGGCGCCACCTGGCGGCAGAGTTCGTAGACCCGTCGCATCGCCTCGTTCTCGCTCTGCTCAAGGCCGTCGTGGCGCATCTGCTCGTTCAGCAGGAGGTGGTAGTTCTGGCTCAGGGTGTCGAAGCTGATCGCGTTGTCCAGGGCCAGGGCGGCCAGGTTGGCGAAAGTGCAGAACAGCTCGATCCGGTCATCCGGGAAACCGCGGGCCTCGGCCTGGTTGAGCACCTCGACCACCCCGATTATCCGTCCGCGCAGGATCATCGGAGCGGCGGCGATGGCACGGGTGCGGAAACCCGAGAGCTGGTCGATCTGGGGATAGAAGCGCATGTCCCGGCCCACGTCGTTGACCACCAGCGGACGGCCGTGGCCGAACACCCAGCCGGCAATGCCCTTGTCCACCGGGAAACGCAGGCCCTTGACCCGTTCCTCCTTGTCCCCGGTCGAGGTGGCGATGTAGAGGTTCAGGCCCGAGGAATCGACCAGGATCACCGAGCTGCTCTCTGCGTTCATCATCCGGCGCGCGGATTCCTGGATGAACCGCACCACCTCGCCCACCTGGAGGCTGGAGGAGATCTTTTCACAGGCCTCGATCAGGATACGGATTTCGAAATCCTTGCGCTGAAGGCGCTCCTGCAGGAGCTCCACCCGCTGGGCGCTGTCCAGGGCCGGGCTGTCCGGCCGGGCCTCCTCCGCTGAGACGTCGGGCGCGGGCAGGCGTAGCAGACGGGTCAGGCGCTCGGTGTTGCCCGGCTCGGTCCCGGTGCGAACCGCGGCCACCACCCTGGCACCGCCTGGAAGGCGCATCAGCTCGGGCAGCTCCTCCCGCAGGGCCAGCACCGCCACCTGCACCCCCTCGGGCAGCACCCGCAGAAGGTCGGCCACCACTTTCACGCCGCCAGCCCGAGTGTCGGCCAGGGCCGCCTCGGCCGGGTTCCAGGGGCGCGCCAGGGCCTCGCCCAGACTGACAGCGTCCACCCGGGGCCAGTCGAGCGCATGCAGCGCCACGGTCAGCGGCCCGGACAGGCTCGGGTCCATTCCGCACAGCACGGCGCAGCGTCTGTCCTGTTCCCTGTTCTCGGGCATGACCCCGCCTCTCTGTCAGGTCTGCGGTGGCGTAAATCCTTCATTGGTGTAGAATATTACATCTCTTTCCCAAAAAGCAAGCTTACCCGAAAGGCGGTACTCTCGCTATTCTCACAGTTGCGCGGCAGGGCAAACCGCTCAAATGGCTTGACAAGAAAGGCCGGCTTGAAGAATACTGAAAAAATGGAACTCCTGCAATGACTGTTCACCCTTTACCGGTGCGAGCTTATGCGACCCAGGAAAATGCTGTGGCAACTGTACCCGCCCTACCTCATCGTCACGGCCTTGTCTCTCCTGGTGCTGGCGGTCTGGTCGGCCCACTCGCTGCGTCAGTTTTTCCTGGAGCACACTGCGCATTCGCTGCGCGTGGGGGCGGATTTCTTCGAGAGCCAGGCGCTGAGTCTGCTCGAACGCGGGGATACGGCGGGTGTGGATTCCCTGTGCAAGGTGTACGGCCGGATGAGCCAGACCCGTTTCACCCTGGTGCTGCCCTCGGGCCGGGTGATCGGGGACTCGGATGAGGACCCGGCGCGGATGAACAACCACTCCGACCGTCCCGAGGTGGCCACGGCCCTGGCCGGCGAGGTGGGACGGACCCTGCGCTACAGCCACACGCTGGAAAAGGACATGATGTACCTGGCCCTGCCGGTGCTCTCCGGCGGACGGGTGGAGGCGGTGATCCGCACCGCGACGCCGGTGCTCTCGATCAACAAGGCCCTGCGCGGCCTGTACTGGCAGATCGCCCTGGCCGGCCTGCTGGTGCTGGCCATCATGTTCGCGGTCAACCTCTGGGTCTTCCGGCGGATCAGCCAGCCCCTGGAGGAGCTGCGCCGCGGGGCCGAGATGTTCGCCCGCGGAGAGCTGGACCGCCGCCTGCCGGTGGGGCGCTCACGCGAGGTGGGCGATCTGGCCGAGACCATGAACCGGATGTCCTCGATGCTGAGCGAGCGCATCGCCACGATCACCAGCCAGCGCAACGAGCTGGAAAGCCTGCTGGCGGCCATGAACGAGGGGGTGATCGTGGTGGACCAGGAGGAGCGGGTGAACCGGATCAACCGCGCGGCCGGGCGGCTGTTCGGGGTGCGGCCCGAGGACGCCCCCGGGCGCTCGATCCAGGAACTGATCCGAAACAGCGACCTGCAGCGCTTCATCGGCTCGACCCTGTCCCAGGGCAGCCCGGCCGAGGGCGAGGTGGCAATCCATATCGGCGAGACCCGCTACCTGCAGGCCAGCGCCACTTTCCTGCAGCCCGAGAGCAAGCGGGAGGTG containing:
- a CDS encoding sigma 54-interacting transcriptional regulator, with translation MPENREQDRRCAVLCGMDPSLSGPLTVALHALDWPRVDAVSLGEALARPWNPAEAALADTRAGGVKVVADLLRVLPEGVQVAVLALREELPELMRLPGGARVVAAVRTGTEPGNTERLTRLLRLPAPDVSAEEARPDSPALDSAQRVELLQERLQRKDFEIRILIEACEKISSSLQVGEVVRFIQESARRMMNAESSSVILVDSSGLNLYIATSTGDKEERVKGLRFPVDKGIAGWVFGHGRPLVVNDVGRDMRFYPQIDQLSGFRTRAIAAAPMILRGRIIGVVEVLNQAEARGFPDDRIELFCTFANLAALALDNAISFDTLSQNYHLLLNEQMRHDGLEQSENEAMRRVYELCRQVAPLESTVLLQGDSGTGKELLADLIHRLSGRSDKPMIKVNIAALPENLVESELFGHEKGSFTGALARATGKFEQADRGTIFLDEIGELRPDVQVKLLRFLQEHTFERIGGKATLKVDVRIIAATNRELRKAVAEGQFRKDLFYRLNVVPVFVPLLRERREDIPPLVDFFIRKFNGELNRKVSGIDPEALACLSAYPWPGNIRELENIIERILVMKSSGVIRIEDIPAEISTPALQPAEPTAAAETAAAQMTGRGMWEVERELIERTLRENAFNQSRTARILGISLNQLRYRIGKFRIEVRK
- a CDS encoding HAMP domain-containing protein — encoded protein: MRPRKMLWQLYPPYLIVTALSLLVLAVWSAHSLRQFFLEHTAHSLRVGADFFESQALSLLERGDTAGVDSLCKVYGRMSQTRFTLVLPSGRVIGDSDEDPARMNNHSDRPEVATALAGEVGRTLRYSHTLEKDMMYLALPVLSGGRVEAVIRTATPVLSINKALRGLYWQIALAGLLVLAIMFAVNLWVFRRISQPLEELRRGAEMFARGELDRRLPVGRSREVGDLAETMNRMSSMLSERIATITSQRNELESLLAAMNEGVIVVDQEERVNRINRAAGRLFGVRPEDAPGRSIQELIRNSDLQRFIGSTLSQGSPAEGEVAIHIGETRYLQASATFLQPESKREVLIVLNDVTRTRQLENIRREFVSNVSHELKTPITSIKGFVETLMGGAKNDPADLERFLGIILKHTDRLNAIIEDILELSRIEQEGERREIDLEALRLKPVLNAAIQACRPKAESRRLSVDLECPSELEVRMNPHLLEMAVSNLLDNAIKYSPEGGKVELAAAADSERVTIRVRDHGPGIEKQHQPRLFERFYRVDKARSRHLGGTGLGLSIVKHIAQVHQGSVEVESEPGAGSTFFIHLPLPGK